Proteins co-encoded in one Thermosinus carboxydivorans Nor1 genomic window:
- a CDS encoding glycoside hydrolase family 73 protein — MTPDEFIAWLGPVAQRVCRKYGLPASVCIAQGALESGWGRYVIGEYNLFGRKAVAGDKSITVTTQEYINGEWVTINDEFKDYDSLDEAVEDWCVLMTEEPAYADALAVWQETHDVEQFVRTMGPVYATDPEYADKVLATIRANDLTQYDEVMA, encoded by the coding sequence ATGACACCCGATGAATTTATTGCCTGGTTAGGGCCCGTAGCTCAACGTGTTTGCCGCAAGTACGGCCTGCCTGCCAGCGTCTGCATCGCCCAGGGAGCACTGGAAAGCGGCTGGGGGCGATATGTGATTGGCGAGTATAACCTTTTTGGCCGCAAAGCCGTTGCTGGTGACAAGTCAATAACCGTCACCACACAGGAGTATATTAACGGCGAATGGGTAACTATCAATGACGAATTCAAGGACTATGACAGCTTGGACGAGGCCGTGGAGGACTGGTGCGTGCTAATGACTGAGGAGCCGGCATACGCTGACGCGCTGGCGGTGTGGCAAGAGACACATGATGTTGAGCAGTTTGTGCGGACAATGGGTCCGGTATACGCTACAGACCCTGAATATGCCGACAAGGTGCTGGCGACAATTCGCGCCAATGATTTAACGCAATACGATGAGGTGATGGCTTAA